The following proteins are co-located in the Nocardioides piscis genome:
- a CDS encoding GNAT family N-acetyltransferase, whose product MFLRTRGWRYLRAVIRDRRGARVRGVATRTDTTGVLNHVAVLPEHQGEGVGSLLIQALKDAARTAGCDRLVLVTRSDGLAPAYCRLTGWSYVGERCTPEGYWLTTFSRGLDGPRRLSGERAPDYMHFDTGYPSRRYRPVSG is encoded by the coding sequence ATGTTCCTTCGGACTCGCGGTTGGAGGTACCTGCGGGCGGTCATCCGAGACAGGCGTGGAGCCCGAGTCCGAGGCGTCGCGACACGCACGGACACCACGGGAGTCCTCAACCACGTCGCGGTGCTCCCTGAACATCAAGGAGAGGGGGTCGGTTCACTCCTGATCCAAGCTCTGAAGGATGCGGCTCGGACTGCAGGGTGCGACCGCTTGGTGCTTGTCACGCGGTCGGACGGACTCGCCCCCGCGTATTGCCGTCTAACAGGATGGAGCTACGTAGGCGAGCGCTGCACGCCCGAGGGCTACTGGCTCACCACCTTCAGCCGAGGTCTTGACGGTCCGCGCCGACTGTCGGGGGAGAGAGCACCTGACTACATGCATTTCGACACCGGCTACCCCTCGCGCAGATACCGCCCCGTCAGCGGATGA
- the lnt gene encoding apolipoprotein N-acyltransferase — protein sequence MAFSFDPIGLAWLAPFALTAFVTATGPRRQSWRRAGMAGFSFGAVFFAVHIWWLATSISPAAWIAVSLTQGLWFAGLGALVRLLWRQRMRVLSIPACWTAIELARSQWPFGGFPWGQLGFTSIGGPWAGTLPYVGVEGTSFLIALAGTAGAAAWAARTTPKWPRMGRIAALASIVCAAPVGAVLFPYSVSADGTLRIAAVQGGIPGGSTDVMARHRQITRAHAAATVKMSDRIRAGDQEAVDLLVWPESSVIVDPTTDEVARRQVERAVAASDAPILLGAIVDGPSEGTALNQGLVWSIDGPSDERYTKRHPVPFGEYIPFRPWLSGFSPRFDEIPRDMLPGEPTPPLNVTTDQGRLLVASAICFDVAFTDVLVDQVRAGAHLAVIQSSNAAFTGSSQPEQQFTISRARALETGRAVVVASLNGVSGIVFPDGTVRTRSQSPDTQALTSTVPLVTALTPAVRFAGARNSMIAVIAVAASSAAFGRSVRRRTRRFLMVTSPGWGSCGADSAERNSSQGALNSASRTDTIY from the coding sequence TTGGCGTTTTCCTTTGACCCGATTGGCCTGGCCTGGCTGGCTCCCTTCGCCCTGACCGCCTTTGTCACTGCGACCGGCCCGCGGCGCCAGTCCTGGCGGAGAGCCGGCATGGCCGGGTTCTCGTTCGGAGCCGTCTTCTTCGCTGTTCACATCTGGTGGCTTGCCACGTCCATCAGTCCCGCGGCCTGGATTGCGGTGAGCCTGACTCAAGGATTGTGGTTCGCCGGGTTGGGCGCGCTAGTACGGCTTCTGTGGCGCCAGCGGATGCGAGTCCTCAGCATCCCCGCGTGCTGGACGGCGATTGAGCTGGCGCGATCCCAGTGGCCCTTCGGTGGGTTCCCTTGGGGGCAACTCGGATTCACCAGCATTGGAGGGCCGTGGGCTGGGACTCTGCCGTACGTCGGGGTCGAGGGGACGAGCTTCCTGATCGCGCTGGCAGGAACCGCAGGAGCCGCCGCCTGGGCCGCGAGGACGACTCCGAAGTGGCCGCGCATGGGTCGCATTGCTGCCCTGGCCTCGATCGTCTGCGCGGCGCCTGTCGGCGCGGTGCTGTTCCCCTATTCGGTGAGTGCGGACGGCACCCTGCGCATCGCGGCAGTCCAGGGCGGTATACCGGGCGGAAGCACAGACGTCATGGCCAGGCACCGACAAATCACCCGCGCCCACGCCGCAGCAACCGTGAAGATGTCCGATCGCATTCGCGCGGGCGATCAGGAGGCCGTTGATCTGCTGGTGTGGCCGGAGAGTTCGGTGATCGTCGATCCGACAACCGACGAAGTTGCACGCAGGCAGGTGGAACGGGCCGTCGCCGCGAGTGATGCTCCCATCCTGCTTGGCGCCATCGTCGACGGACCCTCCGAAGGGACCGCTCTCAACCAAGGACTCGTGTGGAGCATCGACGGTCCTTCCGATGAGCGCTACACGAAACGACACCCTGTTCCCTTTGGCGAGTACATCCCGTTCCGACCCTGGCTTTCGGGCTTCTCGCCGCGCTTCGACGAGATCCCGCGCGACATGCTCCCAGGTGAGCCAACCCCTCCCTTGAATGTGACAACGGACCAGGGTCGCCTCCTCGTCGCGAGTGCCATCTGTTTCGACGTCGCATTCACCGATGTCCTCGTCGACCAGGTGCGTGCGGGTGCGCATCTGGCGGTAATACAAAGCAGCAACGCCGCCTTCACCGGGAGCAGTCAGCCGGAGCAGCAGTTCACCATCTCCCGGGCTCGAGCGCTGGAGACGGGCCGGGCGGTCGTCGTTGCGTCCCTCAACGGAGTCAGCGGCATCGTGTTCCCTGACGGAACGGTAAGAACGCGAAGTCAGAGTCCGGATACGCAAGCCCTGACGTCAACAGTCCCTCTTGTCACAGCACTCACGCCGGCCGTCCGTTTCGCCGGTGCCCGCAACTCGATGATTGCCGTGATTGCGGTAGCTGCCAGTTCCGCGGCCTTCGGACGGTCAGTCCGGAGGAGAACTCGGCGCTTCCTGATGGTGACTTCACCCGGTTGGGGTTCTTGCGGCGCAGACAGCGCGGAGCGCAACTCCTCCCAGGGCGCGCTGAACTCCGCATCCCGGACGGATACCATCTACTAG
- a CDS encoding CHAP domain-containing protein — translation MATKKGRTWRRTLTLAFVLTLLTSVTSMAPAPQASAASSYLCKGYAACELAGYSSAGYATAGRTMYWGMYAGHNCTNYVAYRLVQNGMANTRPWSGSGTAYKWGLVNASITDQVPEVGAIAWWNSGAAGVSSSGHLAYVEQVVSPTEIVVSEDSWGGDFSWRSITTDGRGWPTGFIHFIAAPATTPLPPAAPSLASVTPPSVVGEARVGQPLVGDVGQWTGNPTEFAFQWYANGVALPAATSSTYIPSVRKLDATISLTVTAISPGLASASASSAPVGPTAKGTFTVVTPTTVKGQPILGKTLTAAPATFAPAPRRLRFQWRANGKILHGARGATITVGRSLVGKSLAVSTIALSGGRIETKSTSFRLAPVRRAR, via the coding sequence ATGGCTACTAAGAAAGGTCGTACATGGCGGCGCACCCTGACGCTCGCTTTCGTACTGACGCTTCTCACCTCAGTGACGTCGATGGCACCCGCTCCGCAGGCGTCCGCGGCGAGTTCCTACCTCTGCAAGGGCTACGCGGCGTGCGAGCTCGCCGGCTACTCGTCGGCGGGTTACGCAACGGCTGGACGGACGATGTACTGGGGGATGTATGCAGGGCACAACTGCACCAACTACGTCGCCTATCGACTGGTGCAGAACGGGATGGCCAACACGCGCCCGTGGTCAGGAAGCGGCACCGCCTACAAGTGGGGACTCGTCAACGCCAGCATCACCGACCAGGTCCCCGAGGTCGGAGCCATAGCTTGGTGGAACAGCGGCGCAGCAGGGGTCAGTTCGAGTGGCCATCTCGCGTACGTCGAGCAAGTCGTGTCACCCACCGAGATCGTGGTGTCGGAGGACAGCTGGGGCGGAGACTTCTCTTGGCGAAGCATCACCACCGACGGGCGGGGTTGGCCCACAGGTTTCATCCACTTCATCGCCGCGCCCGCCACCACCCCTCTCCCTCCGGCTGCCCCGAGCCTTGCCAGCGTCACGCCGCCATCTGTCGTCGGAGAGGCGCGCGTGGGACAACCGCTGGTAGGGGACGTCGGACAGTGGACGGGCAACCCGACGGAGTTCGCTTTCCAGTGGTACGCGAACGGTGTTGCACTACCGGCGGCGACGTCAAGCACCTACATCCCCTCGGTGCGCAAGCTCGACGCCACCATCTCCTTGACGGTCACCGCCATCAGCCCGGGGCTGGCGTCGGCAAGCGCCTCGTCTGCGCCCGTAGGTCCCACTGCCAAGGGCACCTTCACGGTGGTGACACCAACCACCGTGAAGGGCCAGCCCATCCTCGGCAAGACGCTCACTGCGGCACCCGCGACCTTCGCCCCCGCACCACGAAGGCTGAGATTCCAGTGGCGTGCGAACGGGAAGATCCTGCATGGCGCCCGAGGGGCGACGATCACCGTTGGACGGTCTCTAGTCGGGAAGTCGCTCGCCGTCTCCACCATCGCGCTGTCCGGAGGACGCATCGAGACCAAGTCCACCTCTTTCCGGCTCGCCCCCGTACGGAGGGCGCGCTGA
- a CDS encoding IS481 family transposase, which yields MSKARLVITAIKTEGITQAEAARRYGVSKGWVSKLMTRRRTEGDAAFEPKSRRPATSPNATPAPVVDLVLKLRKQLTEVGLDAGAETIGWHLEHRHAITLARSTINRILVRAGTVTPEPKKRPRSSYIRFEADMPNETWQSDFTHYPLTDTTSFPKGIEIITWLDDHSRYVLHASAHHRITARTVLDTFTKAAGQHGYPASTLTDNGMVYTVRFAGGRGGRSMLEHELRRLDIVQKNSRPNHPTTCGKVERFQQTMKKWLRAQTDQPATIAELQTLLDAFIDEYNHRRPHRSLPHRATPATTYAARPKATPDASRSDDTHDRIRFDRIDNVGTVTLRVNGRLHHIGIGRTHARTHVILLVQDLDVRVIDAATGELLRELTIDTARDYQPTGAPKGPTRRPPK from the coding sequence GTGTCGAAAGCCAGACTGGTCATCACCGCGATCAAGACCGAGGGCATCACCCAGGCTGAGGCCGCCCGCCGCTATGGGGTGAGCAAGGGGTGGGTCAGCAAGCTGATGACCCGACGACGAACCGAGGGCGACGCCGCTTTCGAACCCAAGTCCCGTCGCCCTGCGACCTCCCCGAACGCAACACCGGCACCCGTCGTCGATCTCGTACTCAAGCTCCGCAAACAGCTCACCGAGGTTGGCCTGGATGCCGGCGCCGAGACCATCGGGTGGCACCTCGAACACCGTCACGCCATCACCTTGGCCCGCTCCACGATCAACCGGATCCTGGTCCGTGCCGGGACAGTCACCCCGGAACCGAAGAAACGACCCCGGTCGTCCTACATCCGCTTCGAAGCCGACATGCCGAACGAGACCTGGCAGTCCGACTTCACCCACTACCCACTGACCGACACCACGTCCTTCCCCAAGGGCATCGAGATCATCACCTGGCTCGACGACCACTCCCGCTACGTCCTGCACGCATCCGCCCACCACCGCATCACCGCCCGGACCGTGCTCGACACCTTCACCAAAGCCGCAGGTCAACACGGCTACCCCGCGTCCACACTGACCGACAACGGCATGGTCTACACCGTCAGATTCGCCGGCGGCCGCGGCGGGCGAAGCATGCTCGAGCACGAACTACGACGACTCGACATCGTCCAGAAGAACTCACGCCCGAACCATCCGACCACCTGCGGAAAGGTCGAAAGATTCCAACAGACCATGAAGAAGTGGCTGCGCGCGCAAACCGACCAACCCGCCACGATCGCTGAACTGCAGACACTCCTCGACGCCTTCATCGACGAATACAACCACCGACGACCACACCGATCACTGCCTCACCGCGCCACCCCGGCCACGACGTATGCCGCCCGTCCCAAAGCCACACCTGACGCGAGTCGTAGCGACGACACCCACGACAGGATCAGGTTCGACCGCATCGACAACGTCGGCACCGTCACCTTGCGAGTCAACGGCCGCCTGCACCACATCGGCATCGGACGAACCCACGCCCGAACCCACGTCATCCTGCTCGTCCAGGACCTCGACGTCCGCGTCATCGACGCCGCCACCGGCGAACTACTCCGCGAGCTCACCATCGACACCGCACGCGACTACCAACCCACCGGAGCACCCAAAGGACCCACCCGCAGACCCCCGAAATGA
- a CDS encoding MerR family transcriptional regulator: MDATTGREYTIKEAAALTGLPASTLRYYESIGVIAPIARGVSSKHRVYDESDLDQVMWIACLAATGMSVSDMRQYVANGQLGPHAAQDQVQLLKAQQQRLAIEAEHLVLRQRYVRLKIDYWRAIDAGDEERADLISGEARLLADKLKQAKHQ; this comes from the coding sequence ATGGACGCAACGACGGGGCGCGAGTACACGATCAAGGAGGCCGCAGCGCTGACTGGGCTGCCGGCCAGCACCCTGCGTTACTACGAGTCGATCGGCGTGATCGCGCCGATTGCGCGGGGCGTGAGCAGCAAGCACCGGGTCTACGACGAGTCCGACCTCGACCAAGTGATGTGGATCGCCTGCTTGGCAGCGACAGGCATGTCGGTGAGCGACATGCGGCAATACGTGGCCAACGGACAACTCGGTCCGCACGCCGCCCAGGACCAGGTTCAGCTGCTGAAGGCTCAGCAGCAGCGGCTTGCGATCGAGGCCGAGCACCTGGTCCTGCGTCAGCGCTACGTCCGTCTGAAGATCGACTACTGGCGGGCCATCGATGCGGGAGACGAGGAACGAGCCGACCTCATCTCGGGGGAGGCGCGCCTCCTCGCCGACAAGCTCAAGCAGGCCAAGCACCAGTAG
- a CDS encoding cyclophilin-like fold protein: MTRTLGQRESTPVAPTEENAVTLEITVDGQRIRAILDDSPASRDLLAQLPQTVEMTDHGGVEKTGPLRTPLSLDGQPAGADPDVGDLGYYAPGNDLVLYYGDQSYFPGIVVLGKLEDNAVRRIADVAGRVTVKVEAR; encoded by the coding sequence ATGACTCGCACCCTGGGACAACGTGAATCCACCCCGGTCGCACCCACCGAGGAGAACGCAGTGACGCTCGAGATCACGGTGGATGGGCAACGCATTCGTGCCATCCTGGATGACAGCCCGGCCAGTCGCGACCTGCTTGCCCAGCTGCCCCAGACGGTCGAGATGACCGACCACGGCGGGGTCGAGAAGACCGGACCGCTGCGAACGCCGCTCTCCCTCGACGGACAACCCGCTGGCGCCGACCCAGACGTCGGGGACCTTGGCTACTACGCCCCGGGAAACGACTTGGTCCTCTACTACGGCGACCAGTCTTACTTTCCGGGGATCGTGGTCCTCGGCAAGCTCGAGGACAACGCCGTACGCAGGATCGCCGACGTGGCCGGTCGCGTCACCGTGAAGGTCGAGGCGAGGTGA
- a CDS encoding DapH/DapD/GlmU-related protein: MDLSEFLEHVNSGAVIEGGSEPHGFMHDAAQEAFRTTAEINTGHHSPAEVLTLMRRLTGREVDASVTVFPPFYTEFGKNLRLGKNVFINIGCRFQDTGGITIGDGTLIGHGSTLTTLNHHIDPDRRADMLPSPIVIGRNVWLGANVTVVPGVIIGDGAIVGAGAVVTKDVAPDTIVAGVPARFVRATGFESPTQ; this comes from the coding sequence ATGGACCTGTCGGAATTCCTCGAGCACGTGAACAGCGGCGCCGTGATCGAAGGTGGATCAGAGCCTCACGGCTTCATGCACGACGCCGCCCAGGAGGCGTTCCGCACCACCGCCGAGATCAACACAGGACACCACTCGCCGGCCGAGGTGCTCACCTTGATGAGGCGACTCACAGGCAGGGAGGTGGACGCGTCGGTCACCGTGTTCCCGCCCTTCTACACCGAGTTCGGCAAGAACCTGCGCCTGGGCAAGAACGTGTTCATCAACATCGGCTGCCGCTTCCAGGACACCGGCGGGATCACGATCGGCGACGGCACCCTGATCGGTCACGGAAGCACGTTGACGACGCTCAACCACCACATCGATCCCGACCGACGAGCAGACATGCTGCCGTCGCCGATCGTGATCGGTCGCAACGTCTGGCTCGGAGCCAACGTGACTGTCGTGCCGGGAGTGATCATCGGCGACGGGGCCATCGTCGGCGCGGGCGCCGTCGTCACCAAGGACGTGGCTCCTGACACGATCGTCGCCGGAGTCCCGGCGAGATTCGTACGCGCCACAGGATTCGAGTCTCCAACGCAGTGA
- a CDS encoding PepSY domain-containing protein, translating into MKPKLSRQRFALIAASAAVVTAGTVGAAAAVSGDDDAEDRPIPASVVEKAEEAALAETGGGTVTETEVDDEESKYEVEVTLDDGSQVDVQLDEEFQVVGTEGDSGADDD; encoded by the coding sequence ATGAAGCCCAAGCTGAGCCGCCAGCGCTTCGCCCTGATCGCCGCGAGCGCGGCCGTGGTCACGGCCGGGACCGTGGGCGCCGCGGCAGCGGTGTCGGGTGATGACGACGCCGAGGACCGCCCGATCCCTGCTTCAGTGGTGGAGAAGGCCGAGGAGGCAGCACTCGCCGAGACCGGTGGAGGCACTGTCACCGAGACCGAGGTCGACGACGAGGAGAGCAAGTACGAGGTCGAGGTCACCCTCGACGACGGCAGCCAGGTCGACGTGCAGCTCGACGAGGAGTTCCAGGTCGTTGGCACCGAAGGCGACTCCGGCGCGGACGACGACTGA
- a CDS encoding DUF7594 domain-containing protein has product MLDAQFADMAYAGLDLAISSWWGHDSVTGKRLASVMRAGEAHGVAVVPYYEKEYGDQDPTVEEIRADLAGLEPLSSRPGWLHVDGKPVIFVYNSGATGCADVTRWRQATDGWTDFYVNLKVFSGYLDCADQPQSWHQYGPATSRSEHLPWSSNVSPGFFKHGEAQPRLARDLARFEADLRAQVASGARWQLVTSYNEWGEGTAVESAVEWESASKRGDYLDVMREVHLGAKGARDRAGVRVPARVDAHVSAADPRANFGGARRWVVDRRPVKRSYLRFRLADRPQRAWLRVWSPRRNRQGIAVRSSSSRWREQSITYRNAPAPGRLRGRTGTVRARSWTTVEVTDAIRRSGRHSFVVTSRGGAAAFNSTEHGRRRPHLLVRAAPVDDEGVVVWAAGDLCDDHDAPECGAVGAMIAADHTTDHFLALGDLQYEVGSLSDFRRYYEPAMGAGPGLKSKTLPAPGNHEYLTAGASGYFDFFGELAGGRSTGYYAQTLGAWRLLVTNTNCGEVGGCDPTDPQGVWMADRLQSSPECTLMTGHHPAVTDGTYAPDTEAGRQMLDYAYDGRAELYLAGHDHEYQRFPRLDKELRADSDRGVRTFVVGTGGKNLTEWGTSNRSDYRQNTQFGALRLVLRPGSYTWEFRSVTGEVMDRGTGTCS; this is encoded by the coding sequence GTGCTGGACGCCCAGTTCGCTGACATGGCGTACGCCGGCCTGGACCTGGCGATCTCCTCGTGGTGGGGTCACGACTCCGTGACCGGGAAACGCCTGGCGAGCGTCATGAGGGCCGGCGAGGCGCACGGGGTCGCTGTCGTGCCCTACTACGAGAAGGAGTACGGAGACCAGGATCCGACCGTGGAGGAGATCCGCGCCGATCTCGCCGGGCTGGAGCCGTTGTCGTCCCGGCCCGGTTGGCTGCACGTCGACGGCAAGCCGGTCATCTTCGTCTACAACTCCGGGGCGACCGGGTGTGCCGACGTGACCCGCTGGCGTCAGGCGACCGACGGGTGGACGGACTTCTACGTCAACCTGAAGGTGTTCTCGGGCTATCTCGACTGTGCCGATCAGCCGCAGTCCTGGCACCAGTACGGGCCAGCGACGAGCAGGTCCGAGCACCTGCCCTGGTCCTCGAACGTCTCACCGGGCTTCTTCAAGCACGGCGAGGCCCAGCCGCGGCTTGCGCGCGACCTGGCGCGGTTCGAGGCCGACCTGCGGGCCCAGGTGGCCAGCGGTGCGCGGTGGCAGCTCGTGACCTCCTACAACGAGTGGGGCGAGGGCACCGCCGTCGAGAGCGCGGTGGAGTGGGAGAGCGCCAGCAAGCGAGGCGACTACCTCGATGTGATGAGGGAGGTCCACCTCGGCGCGAAAGGCGCCCGCGACCGCGCCGGGGTCCGCGTTCCTGCGCGGGTCGACGCGCACGTCAGCGCCGCTGATCCACGCGCCAACTTCGGGGGCGCCCGCAGGTGGGTGGTTGACCGACGACCCGTGAAGCGCAGCTATCTACGTTTCCGCCTGGCTGACCGCCCGCAGCGGGCATGGCTACGGGTCTGGTCCCCCCGGAGGAACCGGCAGGGGATCGCGGTGCGCTCGTCCTCGTCGCGATGGCGTGAGCAGTCGATCACCTACCGCAACGCACCGGCCCCTGGGCGGCTCCGGGGTCGGACCGGCACCGTCCGGGCCCGCTCCTGGACCACTGTCGAGGTCACCGATGCGATACGCAGGTCCGGGAGGCACTCCTTCGTGGTGACCAGCCGCGGCGGCGCGGCGGCCTTCAACTCCACCGAGCACGGCCGACGCCGGCCACACCTCCTGGTCCGGGCGGCGCCCGTCGACGACGAAGGTGTCGTGGTGTGGGCGGCCGGTGACCTGTGCGACGACCACGACGCACCCGAGTGCGGCGCCGTCGGCGCGATGATCGCCGCGGACCACACCACCGATCACTTCTTGGCGCTGGGCGACCTGCAGTACGAGGTCGGCTCCCTCAGCGACTTCCGCCGCTACTACGAGCCGGCCATGGGCGCCGGTCCGGGCCTGAAGTCGAAGACGCTGCCGGCACCCGGCAACCACGAATACCTCACCGCGGGTGCGAGTGGATACTTCGACTTCTTCGGTGAGCTCGCCGGAGGCCGGTCCACGGGCTACTACGCCCAGACGCTCGGTGCCTGGCGGTTGCTCGTCACGAACACCAACTGCGGTGAGGTCGGCGGCTGTGACCCGACCGACCCCCAGGGGGTGTGGATGGCGGACCGCCTGCAATCGTCCCCGGAGTGCACGCTCATGACCGGGCACCATCCTGCCGTCACCGACGGGACGTACGCCCCCGACACGGAGGCGGGCAGGCAGATGCTCGACTACGCCTACGACGGTCGCGCGGAGCTCTACCTCGCGGGTCACGACCACGAATACCAGCGGTTTCCCCGCCTCGACAAGGAACTGCGGGCCGACTCCGACCGCGGCGTACGCACGTTCGTCGTCGGCACCGGTGGCAAGAACCTGACGGAGTGGGGCACGTCGAACCGGTCCGACTACCGTCAGAACACCCAGTTCGGTGCACTTCGCCTGGTGCTGCGGCCGGGCTCGTACACCTGGGAGTTCCGCAGCGTCACCGGCGAGGTCATGGACCGGGGGACGGGCACCTGCTCCTGA
- a CDS encoding class F sortase: protein MKRRAALLLAVVLCLEGAGVAGAAGAAGAVQAASREADAPEVRKAAVAPLRVPKLGIEGARVIPVGINERGQLAVGQSVSAVYTWNRGVRPGQPGSSVIAGHTWSRGEGVFDDLGNLRVGDRFFVGRASFVVNRVRRVRSLPP from the coding sequence ATGAAGCGACGAGCAGCGCTGTTGCTGGCCGTCGTGCTCTGTCTGGAGGGTGCCGGGGTCGCCGGTGCCGCCGGTGCCGCCGGTGCCGTCCAGGCTGCGTCGCGCGAGGCAGACGCACCGGAGGTCCGGAAGGCCGCGGTCGCGCCGCTCCGGGTGCCGAAGCTCGGTATCGAAGGAGCGCGGGTCATCCCCGTCGGCATCAACGAGCGCGGGCAGCTCGCGGTGGGCCAAAGCGTGTCGGCGGTCTACACGTGGAACCGAGGCGTGCGCCCCGGCCAACCGGGCAGCTCCGTGATCGCCGGACACACGTGGTCCCGAGGGGAGGGCGTGTTCGACGACCTGGGCAACCTGCGGGTGGGGGACCGCTTCTTTGTGGGTCGGGCGAGCTTCGTGGTCAACCGGGTCCGGAGGGTACGGAGCCTGCCGCCCTAG
- a CDS encoding protease inhibitor I9 family protein, with protein MGNKARLTAALSTLAVAAALTGAAAAAPPISTSSSVRSAAPASASGDTVYTAGRYLVAFADDPVASYDGYRKGYAATRPKPGKHINPSSTAVRRWTSYLTAKHDRALAKVGATKLYDYTVVNNGVAVRLSAQQAYKLDKVAGVIALSKDEKSTPDTSDSPQFLGLDAAGGLWQQLGGQANAGAGTVVGVLDTGIWPESRAFAGGTGIPVPADWRGACVSGERFDKNLHCNDKLIGARYFVRGFNKHNIAKTEYLSRATVTATAPTPPPPPPATRSPA; from the coding sequence ATGGGGAACAAGGCCCGTCTGACCGCTGCTCTTTCAACCCTGGCGGTCGCGGCCGCCCTGACCGGGGCAGCCGCCGCTGCTCCGCCAATCTCGACGTCGAGCAGCGTGCGCAGCGCGGCTCCTGCCAGCGCCAGCGGCGACACCGTCTACACCGCCGGTCGTTATCTCGTCGCCTTCGCCGACGACCCGGTCGCCAGCTATGACGGCTACCGCAAGGGATATGCCGCCACGCGCCCCAAGCCCGGCAAGCACATCAACCCGAGCTCCACCGCCGTGAGGAGGTGGACGAGCTACCTGACCGCCAAGCACGACCGTGCGCTGGCCAAGGTCGGCGCGACGAAGCTCTACGACTACACGGTCGTCAACAACGGTGTCGCTGTGCGGCTGAGCGCGCAGCAGGCCTACAAGCTTGACAAGGTCGCCGGCGTGATCGCGCTCAGCAAGGACGAGAAGTCGACCCCCGACACCAGCGACTCTCCGCAGTTCCTCGGCCTCGACGCTGCGGGTGGCCTTTGGCAGCAGCTCGGTGGCCAGGCGAACGCGGGTGCCGGCACCGTGGTCGGTGTCCTCGACACCGGCATCTGGCCCGAGAGCAGGGCCTTCGCCGGCGGGACCGGCATCCCGGTCCCGGCCGACTGGCGCGGCGCGTGCGTCTCGGGCGAGCGGTTCGACAAGAACCTGCACTGCAACGACAAGCTCATCGGGGCGCGCTACTTCGTCCGTGGCTTCAACAAGCACAACATCGCCAAGACGGAATACCTCTCCCGCGCGACGGTGACGGCCACGGCTCCCACACCGCCTCCACCGCCGCCGGCAACAAGGTCACCGGCGTGA